In one Nitrososphaera viennensis EN76 genomic region, the following are encoded:
- a CDS encoding phage portal protein family protein, with translation MNLRFWRPKQEVYGVTLSEPSTNSSSQVSDYSQYQLYVRPEVDFQTCYEYYRTIGKVQNAVESYVAEILSRDWYFEGAQEGVQACEEWEDRFNLSRIIEYIVRDWLVCGNSIIGISDWQPVQISSIAGVRRSPYGIAEQFVQVVNGREVPLDASRFIHTQYIEVNREAWGIGMFHSLLTTFDYGSRKRSLPHLEIYRRQIQLFYKILERYGSPVTVWFFENVAKAEFDRQVEELRALEPGDRRILSKKVEIATETVDARGNLINATSPVINQEIEAGLQTSANRLITQPSAMADARIGSEYDDSKTTAIMEKIRRVMNVLIIPKITLARVEFKWGKKDNFEFDFNQLLQAKSAGFVSSEEGRAILQSVGWKLDDNLFNAQQQLQKQEDFRFLNERVRHIICSTLQEFNPYHDERGRFASATGATNFSVVATKRPRNSKVNINEPIIQSETPTEQHRIRARKSDTKLSQQD, from the coding sequence GTGAACCTGCGTTTCTGGCGGCCAAAGCAAGAGGTCTATGGCGTCACGCTTTCAGAGCCGAGTACTAACTCGTCGTCCCAGGTCTCTGACTATTCGCAGTACCAGCTGTACGTCAGGCCCGAGGTCGACTTTCAGACGTGCTACGAATACTACCGCACAATAGGCAAGGTGCAGAACGCCGTCGAGTCGTACGTCGCCGAGATCCTGTCGCGGGACTGGTACTTTGAGGGCGCGCAGGAAGGCGTGCAGGCGTGCGAAGAGTGGGAGGACCGGTTCAACCTCTCGCGCATCATCGAATACATTGTCCGCGACTGGCTCGTATGCGGAAATTCCATCATCGGCATCTCTGACTGGCAGCCCGTGCAAATATCGTCGATAGCAGGCGTAAGGCGCAGCCCGTACGGGATTGCAGAGCAGTTCGTGCAGGTAGTCAACGGCCGGGAGGTGCCTCTTGACGCGTCGCGCTTTATCCACACGCAGTACATCGAGGTAAACCGCGAGGCGTGGGGCATCGGCATGTTCCACTCGCTCCTGACAACGTTTGACTATGGCAGCAGGAAAAGGTCGCTTCCGCACCTGGAGATCTACCGGCGGCAGATACAGCTTTTCTACAAGATACTGGAAAGGTACGGCTCGCCGGTGACCGTGTGGTTCTTTGAGAACGTGGCCAAGGCCGAGTTTGACCGGCAGGTCGAGGAGCTGCGGGCGCTGGAGCCGGGCGACAGGCGCATACTTTCAAAAAAGGTCGAGATAGCGACAGAGACTGTCGACGCGCGGGGCAACCTCATCAACGCGACGTCGCCGGTGATAAACCAGGAAATCGAGGCAGGGTTGCAGACGTCTGCGAACCGGCTGATAACGCAGCCGAGCGCGATGGCAGATGCCAGAATAGGATCAGAGTACGATGACTCGAAAACTACTGCGATCATGGAAAAGATCAGGCGCGTAATGAATGTCTTGATAATTCCAAAGATAACGTTAGCAAGAGTGGAGTTCAAGTGGGGCAAAAAAGACAACTTTGAATTTGATTTCAATCAGTTATTGCAGGCCAAGAGCGCCGGATTTGTTTCTTCAGAAGAAGGCAGGGCGATCCTGCAGTCTGTTGGCTGGAAACTGGATGACAATCTTTTCAACGCACAGCAGCAATTACAAAAGCAGGAAGACTTTCGTTTTTTAAATGAAAGAGTGCGGCATATAATTTGCAGCACTCTTCAGGAATTCAATCCATACCACGATGAACGCGGCCGTTTTGCTAGTGCTACAGGCGCCACTAATTTCTCTGTCGTAGCAACAAAAAGACCAAGAAATTCAAAAGTCAACATAAATGAGCCCATTATACAATCTGAAACACCTACTGAGCAA